A section of the Clostridium omnivorum genome encodes:
- a CDS encoding deoxyribonuclease IV: MLKIGSHVSMSGKKMMLGSVEEALSYGANTFMIYTGAPQNTVRKPIEDLRIDEAIEYMNKNGIEEIVVHAPYIINLGNSEKPETFELAVNFLREEIKRTSAIKKAKNIVLHPGAHVGAGDEKGLQQIIKGLNEVITKEQSIQIALETMAGKGSECGRNFEQIAKIIDGVIYNEKLSVCMDTCHIHDAGYDVVNNFDGVLNEFDKIVGLDRLKVIHLNDSKNPCGSRKDRHEIIGSGYIGFDALCYVANHEALKDIPKILETPYVADNEGNKKPPYKYEIEMLRNKCYYEDLIQRIIS; this comes from the coding sequence ATGTTAAAAATAGGTTCCCATGTTTCAATGAGTGGGAAAAAAATGATGCTTGGTTCAGTGGAAGAAGCACTTTCTTATGGAGCTAATACATTTATGATATATACAGGAGCACCGCAAAATACTGTTAGAAAACCAATAGAAGATTTGAGAATAGATGAAGCTATTGAATATATGAATAAAAATGGAATTGAAGAAATTGTGGTTCATGCTCCATATATTATAAATCTAGGTAACAGTGAAAAGCCTGAAACCTTTGAGCTTGCTGTTAACTTTTTAAGAGAAGAAATAAAAAGAACCTCAGCTATTAAAAAGGCAAAAAACATAGTACTTCACCCGGGGGCACATGTTGGTGCTGGAGACGAGAAGGGGCTGCAGCAGATAATAAAGGGGCTTAATGAAGTAATTACAAAGGAGCAGAGCATACAAATTGCCCTAGAAACTATGGCTGGAAAAGGTTCAGAATGTGGTAGAAACTTTGAACAAATAGCTAAGATTATTGATGGAGTCATTTATAATGAAAAATTAAGTGTATGTATGGATACTTGTCATATTCATGATGCAGGTTATGATGTGGTAAATAATTTTGATGGAGTGCTTAACGAGTTTGATAAAATTGTAGGGCTTGATAGACTTAAAGTAATTCACCTTAACGACAGCAAGAACCCATGTGGAAGTAGGAAAGACAGGCATGAGATTATTGGTTCAGGATATATAGGCTTTGATGCACTATGTTATGTGGCAAATCATGAAGCACTTAAAGATATACCTAAGATTCTTGAAACTCCATATGTAGCTGATAATGAAGGGAATAAGAAGCCTCCATATAAATATGAAATTGAGATGCTTAGAAATAAATGCTATTATGAGGATTTAATTCAGCGCATTATTAGCTAG
- a CDS encoding alpha/beta hydrolase: protein MYILIAIILIIILILAIASVFFANLASKPKVWDHDETYTVDRDNGKINEEWYNSLPKEPVTIFSPYGYQLDGILFPVENSKKVIIFCHGITWSKYGSVKYMNMFYKRGFNVLIYDHRNHGRSGGNFTTFGYFEKYDLNTCVDFVLQRFGKDAYIGVHGESMGAGTALQHCAIDNRVSFYIADCPYSDLMQLFKIRLKEEFKLPGFPILYTSSVVSKIKYKFFYKEISPIRDIKDVETPILFIHGQQDTYIPNQMSIDMYNIKKGVKKLYLAPNAGHADSYWQNREEYEKIVETFLKEIGS, encoded by the coding sequence GTGTACATTTTAATTGCTATCATACTAATTATTATATTAATTCTTGCTATTGCTAGTGTATTTTTTGCTAATTTAGCTTCAAAACCTAAGGTATGGGATCATGATGAAACCTACACTGTTGATAGAGACAATGGCAAAATTAATGAGGAATGGTATAATTCATTACCAAAAGAGCCTGTTACAATCTTCTCTCCCTACGGTTACCAGTTAGACGGCATCCTGTTTCCAGTTGAAAATTCAAAAAAAGTTATTATATTTTGTCATGGTATAACTTGGTCTAAGTATGGCTCCGTAAAATATATGAATATGTTTTATAAAAGAGGATTTAATGTTCTTATATATGATCATAGAAATCATGGCAGAAGCGGTGGTAATTTTACTACTTTTGGGTATTTTGAAAAGTACGATTTAAATACATGCGTAGATTTTGTTTTGCAGAGATTTGGGAAGGATGCATATATTGGTGTTCATGGTGAGTCCATGGGTGCTGGAACGGCACTTCAGCATTGTGCTATTGATAATAGAGTTTCATTCTATATAGCAGACTGCCCTTACTCAGATTTAATGCAGCTATTTAAAATAAGACTTAAAGAAGAATTTAAATTGCCTGGATTTCCTATTTTATATACCTCAAGTGTTGTAAGTAAAATAAAGTATAAATTTTTCTATAAGGAAATTTCACCTATTAGGGATATAAAGGATGTTGAAACCCCTATATTATTTATTCATGGACAGCAAGATACCTATATTCCAAATCAAATGAGTATAGATATGTATAATATTAAAAAGGGAGTTAAAAAACTTTACTTAGCCCCAAACGCTGGTCATGCTGATTCCTATTGGCAGAATCGAGAAGAGTATGAAAAAATTGTAGAAACCTTTTTAAAGGAAATAGGGTCATAA